Proteins encoded within one genomic window of Triticum aestivum cultivar Chinese Spring chromosome 2D, IWGSC CS RefSeq v2.1, whole genome shotgun sequence:
- the LOC123054146 gene encoding uncharacterized mitochondrial protein AtMg00810 (The sequence of the model RefSeq protein was modified relative to this genomic sequence to represent the inferred CDS: added 44 bases not found in genome assembly) yields the protein MLITGDDVGYIDFVKKKLSEQFKMSDLGSLSYFLGIEVEHTDDGYYISQQKYTQDLILRSGLTDTRIAATPMELHLQLRPTDGTPLEDPSRYRHIVGSLVYLTVTRPDIAHAVHILSQFVCAPTSVHHGHLFRVLRYLRGTTSRRLFYANSSQLQLHAYSDSTWASDPIDRRSVTGYCIFLGTSLIAWKSKKQTAVSRSSAEAELRALSTTTAEIVWLRWLLDDLGVLCHTPTPLLCDSTAAIQIANDPVKHELTKHIGVDAFFTRSHCQQSTVKLQYVPSELQVADFFTKAQLGESA from the coding sequence ATGTTGATCACTGGAGATGATGTTGGGTATATTGATTTTGTTAAGAAAAAATTGAGTGAACAATTCAAGATGTCAGATTTGGGGTCTCTCAGCTATTTTCTCGGGATTGAGGTCGAGCATACCGATGATGGTTACTATATCTCCCAGCAAAAGTACACTCAGGATTTGATTCTTCGCTCAGGTCTCACTGACACGCGCATTGCTGCTACACCTATGGAGCTTCATCTGCAGTTGCGTCCTACTGATGGCACTCCTCTTGAGGATCCCTCTCGCTATCGTCACATTGTCGGCAGTCTAGTGTACCTCACAGTGACCAGACCTGACATCGCACATGCGGTCCATATTCTCAGTCAATTTGTCTGTGCTCCCACCTCAGTTCATCATGGTCACCTATTCCGAGTCCTTAGGTATTTAAGGGGAACTACATCTCGCCGCTTGTTCTATGCTAATTCCAGTCAGCTCCAGCTTCATGCTTACTCTGATTCCACTTGGGCGAGTGATCCTATTGATCGTCGCTCGGTCACTGGCTATTGCATATTTCTTGGTACATCTCTCATTGCATGGAAATCAAAGAAGCAAACTGCTGTGTCTcgctccagcgccgaggcagagCTTAGGGCTCTCTCTACTACTACAGCAGAGATTGTATGGCTTCGCTGGCTATTGGATGATCTTGGTGTCTTATGTCATACACCAACACCTCTTCTTTGTGACAGCACTGCTGCTATTCAGATTGCTAATGATCCAGTCAAGCATGAGTTGACCAAACACATTGGTGTGGATGCCTTTTTCACTCGATCTCATTGTCAACAATCCACTGTCAAGCTACAATATGTCCCATCAGAGCTTCAAG